A genomic window from Melospiza melodia melodia isolate bMelMel2 unplaced genomic scaffold, bMelMel2.pri scaffold_51, whole genome shotgun sequence includes:
- the LOC134413811 gene encoding zinc finger protein 239-like, whose protein sequence is MSSSVVFCRKKDFPFPNLCQMEEEAERKMRMPQDTQADKKLRMETREEKSPWKNLEEEAVLSGCTGKESNREENPQRSHRRRGCKPRQGCSVEERPTLSQEGGQSFSQSSELVVHEQLHDGVKPHKCLECGKSFRQSSTLIRHQMIHTGEWTYECGECGKGFSCSSQLINHQQIHTGERLYEFPEYQKRFQSSSHLLRHQRIHTEERAFRCPECGKGFQKKSTLITHRHNHTGERPCECPTCGKRFQTSPNLCLNERSYTGERPFRCPDCGKGFKKKSTFIIHRHIHTGERPYESPTSWEELLHELRLDQTPMESPVREVL, encoded by the exons ATGAGCTCATCTGTTGTTTTCTGCCGAAAaaaggatttcccattcccaaacctttgccagatggaagaggaggctgagaggaagatgaggatgccccaggacacccaggcag acaagaagctgaggatggagaccagagagGAAAAATCCCCGTGGAAGAAcctggaggaagaggctgttttgagtggcTGCACGGGAAAGGAATCAAACagagaggaaaatccccagagatcccacaggaggaggggctgcaaacccagacAAGGGTGCTCTgtggaggaaagacccaccctgagccaggaaggtgggcagagcttcagccagagctcagagctggtggtccatgagcagcttcatgatggagtgaagccccacaagtgcttggagtgtgggaagagcttcaggcagagcagcaccctgatccgtcaccagatgatccacactggggaatggacctatgagtgtggggaatgtgggaagggcttcagctgcagctcccagctcatcAACCATCAACAAATCCACACTGGTGAAAGGCTCTACGAGTTTCCCGAgtatcagaagaggtttcagagcagctcccatctcctccgccACCAGcgaattcacacagaggagagagccttccgctgccctgagtgcgggaagggcttccaGAAAAaatccaccctcatcacccaccggcacaaccatactggggagaggccctgtgagtgtcccACCTGTGGGAAGAGGTTCCAGACCAGCCCAAATCTCTGCCTGAATGAGCGGAgttacactggggagaggcccttccgctgccccgactgtgggaagggcttcaagaaaAAATCCACCTTTATCATCCACCGGCacatccatactggggagaggccctacgagtccCCCACAtcatgggaagagcttctccatgagctcagacttgaccagacaccaatggagtcaccagtaagggaagttctgtga